One segment of Carya illinoinensis cultivar Pawnee chromosome 1, C.illinoinensisPawnee_v1, whole genome shotgun sequence DNA contains the following:
- the LOC122300136 gene encoding uncharacterized protein LOC122300136, whose amino-acid sequence MCSRNLQKRSISNQTFKELLASLMDEVDGEVLIEMAVVVWRLWKRRNEWIFQEIFTNPTSILKQVNQKLQELKVLYNNPSNTSERQEGREGIVEFWKPPPNNFYKINWDAAVDHKKCRVGVGVIVRNWEGQVMGTMRTNNSLFPDPHLAEAYGALQAVSLGTELGLRKIILEGDALNVVKEINGELEN is encoded by the coding sequence ATGTGTTCGAGGAATCTACAGAAAAGAAGCATCAGCAACCAAACCTTTAAGGAACTACTGGCCAGTCTCATGGATGAGGTGGACGGGGAAGTGCTAATAGAAATGGCTGTGGTGGTATGGAGATTGTGGAAAAGAAGGAACGAGTGGATCTTCCAAGAAATTTTCACCAACCCCACATCCATTTTAAAGCAAGTTAACCAGAAGTTGCAGGAACTCAAAGTGCTGTACAATAACCCTTCAAACACCTCGGAAAGACAGGAAGGCAGAGAAGGCATAGTTGAGTTCTGGAAGCCCCCCCCAAACAACTTCTATAAaattaattgggatgctgcagTAGACCACAAGAAATGCAGAGTGGGAGTTGGAGTTATCGTCCGAAACTGGGAGGGCCAAGTAATGGGCACAATGAGAACAAACAATTCCCTCTTCCCTGATCCACACCTAGCTGAAGCGTACGGAGCCCTCCAGGCAGTGTCGCTGGGTACTGAATTAGGTCTGAGAAAGATAATCCTTGAAGGGGATGCTCTTAACGTGGTCAAGGAGATTAATGGTGAGCTGGAAAATTGA